In Desulfosalsimonas propionicica, the following are encoded in one genomic region:
- a CDS encoding (Fe-S)-binding protein has product MLQLDFDEKKCLACETRDCLTRCQYMDLDAEAAGTEIQNLINGTDTRVLHDCRTCYACEEYCPMANHPFYLIVSRQEELGIAPLPEPIVKQGIQMGIAFRGDPEIHEVNGPVLNMGVFSPLIRLAQGKLFEGLTLISTDSRKMHHYFCQLMYLHFARTSVIKDRLPKVMATIAAHKPTEVVHFHDECYGTYTSFAPAWGMDVPFSSIHLFEHLYNRLTELRDEIKPLNYKVAYQRPCSSRLSSDKHRFVDKIFDLIGVEHVRRQYRDEDALCCGSTILAQKTPDSRRFCLNQQKKNIEDMKESGAELCIFNCPACMQTIGKQVAENGIMPIWMSDLCRMAIGEQPA; this is encoded by the coding sequence ATGCTGCAGCTGGACTTTGATGAAAAAAAGTGCCTGGCCTGCGAAACACGCGACTGCCTGACCCGGTGCCAGTACATGGACCTGGATGCAGAAGCAGCCGGGACGGAAATCCAAAACCTGATCAACGGCACAGACACCCGGGTTTTGCACGACTGCCGGACCTGTTATGCTTGCGAAGAATACTGTCCCATGGCCAATCATCCCTTTTACCTGATTGTCAGCCGCCAGGAAGAACTCGGCATTGCCCCCCTGCCCGAGCCCATTGTCAAGCAAGGCATCCAGATGGGCATTGCCTTCCGGGGTGATCCGGAAATCCATGAAGTCAACGGCCCGGTGCTCAACATGGGGGTCTTCAGCCCCCTGATCCGACTGGCCCAGGGAAAACTGTTTGAAGGCCTGACCCTGATTTCCACGGACAGCCGCAAAATGCACCATTATTTCTGCCAGCTCATGTATTTGCATTTTGCCCGGACTTCGGTGATCAAGGACCGGCTGCCAAAAGTCATGGCCACCATTGCCGCGCACAAACCCACGGAAGTGGTCCATTTCCATGATGAATGCTATGGAACCTACACCTCCTTTGCTCCGGCCTGGGGCATGGACGTGCCGTTTTCTTCCATCCACTTATTTGAACATCTATACAACCGCCTGACCGAACTCAGGGATGAAATCAAACCCTTAAACTACAAGGTGGCCTACCAGCGGCCCTGCTCATCGCGGCTGTCTTCTGACAAACACCGGTTTGTGGACAAAATATTCGACCTCATCGGGGTTGAGCACGTCCGGCGGCAATATCGGGATGAAGACGCGCTTTGCTGCGGCAGCACCATCCTGGCCCAGAAGACGCCCGATTCCCGCCGGTTTTGCTTAAACCAGCAGAAGAAAAACATTGAGGACATGAAAGAATCCGGCGCCGAGCTCTGTATATTCAACTGCCCGGCCTGCATGCAGACCATCGGCAAACAAGTGGCCGAAAACGGCATCATGCCCATCTGGATGAGTGATTTGTGCCGCATGGCAATCGGCGAGCAACCCGCGTAA